Proteins found in one Triticum aestivum cultivar Chinese Spring chromosome 4D, IWGSC CS RefSeq v2.1, whole genome shotgun sequence genomic segment:
- the LOC123096020 gene encoding dehydrin DHN4, with translation MAHFQGQQHGHPATRVDEYGNPVPAGHGVTGTEGLGHFPGQAQQHGHNTTRLDEYGNPVTAGHGVGLGSTGTGVHGGYGSAGTGTHDTGGHGRQVGYGATGTGTHDAGGFGGSGIAPRHDTTGTGLHDAGGLGTRHAATGTHGTGQTAGLGGTGTGMTGTHGAGHTAGLGGTGTGMTGTHGAGHTAGLGGTGTGMTGTHGTGHTAGLGGTGTGITGTHGTGHTAGYDATGTHGTGHTAGYGATGTGITGTHGAAGTHPHGGVAEQKTRGILHRSGSSSSSSSSSEDDGMGGRRKKGMKQKIKEKLPGGNKEQTTAAGGYGPGYTGTTGTGGPGYTGTTGTGGAYGATEGTHEKKGVMEKIKQKLPGGHKDTQPHTTATGGYGPGTTGTTGTGGYGTGTTGTAGTHGATEGTHEKKGMMEKIKEKLPGGHH, from the exons ATGGCGCATTTCCAGGGCCAGCAGCACGGCCACCCGGCCACCCGCGTCGACGAGTACGGCAACCCTGTGCCGGCCGGCCACGGCGTCACCGGGACCGAAGGCTTGGGGCACTTCCCGGGCCAGGCCCAGCAGCACGGCCACAACACCACCCGCCTCGACGAGTACGGCAACCCGGTGACGGCCGGCCACGGCGTTGGGCTGGGATCCACCGGCACTGGAGTGCACGGCGGGTACGGGTCTGCCGGCACCGGCACCCACGACACTGGCGGCCACGGCCGCCAGGTGGGATACGGTGCCACTGGCACGGGCACCCACGACGCTGGGGGGTTTGGAGGCTCTGGAATTGCCCCTCGGCACGACACCACCGGCACTGGGCTTCACGACGCCGGTGGGTTGGGCACGCGGCATGCCGCCACCGGTACCCACGGCACAGGCCAGACCGCCGGGCTCGGCGGCACAGGCACAGGGATGACCGGGACCCATGGCGCAGGCCACACCGCCGGGCTCGGCGGCACAGGCACAGGGATGACCGGGACCCATGGCGCAGGCCACACCGCCGGGCTCGGCGGCACCGGCACAGGGATGACCGGGACCCATGGCACGGGCCACACCGCCGGGCTCGGCGGCACCGGCACAGGGATCACCGGGACCCATGGCACAGGCCACACCGCCGGGTATGACGCCACCGGTACTCATGGCACAGGGCACACGGCCGGGTACGGGGCGACCGGCACTGGGATCACTGGAACCCACGGCGCCGCTGGCACACACCCTCATGGCGGGGTAGCCGAGCAAAAGACTCGTGGCATCCTCCACCGCTCTGgcagctccagctccagctcg TCATCCTCCGAGGACGACGGGATGGGCGGTAGGAGGAAGAAAGGCATGAAGCAGAAGATCAAAGAGAAGCTCCCCGGCGGTAACAAGGAGCAGACCACGGCCGCCGGCGGCTACGGGCCAGGGTACACGGGGACGACTGGCACTGGTGGGCCAGGGTACACGGGGACCACCGGCACTGGCGGGGCCTACGGAGCCACTGAGGGGACGCATGAGAAGAAGGGCGTCATGGAGAAGATCAAGCAGAAGCTCCCTGGCGGGCACAAGGACACCCAGCCGCACACCACGGCTACCGGCGGCTACGGACCTGGCACCACTGGTACCACTGGCACCGGCGGCTATGGTACTGGCACCACCGGCACCGCGGGGACGCACGGCGCCACTGAGGGCACCCACGAGAAGAAAGGCATGatggagaagatcaaggagaagctCCCCGGCGGCCACCACTGA